In Oncorhynchus mykiss isolate Arlee chromosome 19, USDA_OmykA_1.1, whole genome shotgun sequence, the sequence AATGTGTTGAGAAATCGGGCTACGGTAGGGTAGGGCCTGAGCGTCACCAGCATGGGTAGGGATCGGCCTAAAATGTCATGCCTCTGCTTTTATTTTCATTCAAATAGTTCAACTACCACTAAAATACTTTTAAAAAGATGGCATCACTAGATGGACCATCATATTTCCCTCCCCAAATAATAGCCTAAATGTTTCTAATTCCTTATGAGTTCCTCCCTTCCACCACAACAGCAAGCCTTCATATTCAGAAAGCATTTTCTATCTCACTTAGAACAACAGACCTATGAATACTCTGTACTGtttcatcattacatcatcattaaactaaaatcaaactttattgaCATTTTTACCAAATGCATCTATCTATCTGAAACCCCCAGCATGGATTGAGTTGCTTTGCTTTCCTAGGAGTGTTGTCTACATAATCCAGCCTTTTATTACCATCGTCTGACAGATCTATGTCCTATGTCTTTCTTCTTTCTGTAGTTTAGACATTGTGATCTTACTGCCCTACAATCCAAAGCAATAATGTTGATATAGTAGTCTGTCAAAGTAATCAGACCAATTGTTTTACCTAATATAACTTTGactacagagcattcagaaagtattcagaccccttccccttttccacattatgctacgttacaaccttattataaaatggattaaattattattttttgaatctacacactacactataatgacaaagtgaaaacaggattttagaaatgtttgcaaatgtataaaacattttaaaaaataccttatttacataagtaatcagaccctttgctatgagactagaaattgagctcagttgcaccctgtttccattgatcctcgagatgtttctacaacttgattgtagtccacctgtggtaaattcaattgattggacatgatttggaaaggcacacacctgtctatttaaaggccccacagttgacagtgcatgtcagagcaaaaaccaagccatgaggtttgaggaattgtgtcgaggcacagatctggggaaaggtaccaaaaaatgtctgcagcactgtgaaggtccacaagaacacagtgacccCCATCATACTTAAATTAAAATAGTTTAGAACCACCGAAACTCTTCTTCTTGGtcgcccggcaaaactgagcaatcggaggagaagggccttggtcagggaggtgaccaagagccggatggtcactctaacagagctctagagttcctctgtggagatgggagtaccttccagaaggacaaccttctctgcagcactccaccaatcaggtctttaggGTACAGTGGACAGACataagccacttctcagtaaaatgcacatgacagcccgcttggagttaaccaaaaggcacctaaaggactctgaccacgagaaacaagatgatctggtctgatgaaaccaagattgaactctttgtcctgaatgccaagtgtcacgtctggaggaaacctggcaccctccctacggtgaagcatggtggtggcagcatcatgctgtggagaagtttttcagtggcagggactgggagactagtctggatcgagggaaagctgaatggagcaaagtacagaggaccttgatgaaaaccgtctccagagcgctcaggacctcagactgaggttgaaggttcagcttccaacaggacaatgactctaagcacacagccaagacaacgcaggagtggctatgggaccagtctctgaatgtccttgagtggccctgccagagcccggacttgaacccgatcgatctctgaagagacttgaaaatagctgtgcagtgacgctccccatccaacctgacagagcttgagaggatctggagagaagaatgggagaaactctccaaatacaggtgtgccaagcttgtagcgtcatacccaagaagactcgaagctATTATCACTGCCataggtgcttcaataaagtactgagtgatggtctgaatacttatgtaaatgtcatatttcagttttattcataattttttttgcaacattttctaaaaacctgttttttctttgtcattatggggtattgtgtgtagattgaggggggcaggggactatttaatccattgtagaataaggctgtaaagtaacagaatgtgataaaagtcaaggggtctaaatactttccgaatgcaacaTTTAAAGTAAATGCTTTgctttaaatagtaaagtaaaactGGTTCAACTTCTTCCACTTTAAGGAGCTAAAGCAAGCCCCAGAACTTTACTTCATGTAAAGTTACCATCTAGTTAGTCATTTCTTTATACAGATTtgtaatttataaaaaaaaaaatatatatatatagtcagaTTTTTATTTCTACTGTTACATTGTTCAGAATTAGAATGCATTCTCAGTGCGGTGCTTCAATTAGTTTGGAGACTACTAACCCTTAGCTTTCTCTCTTGATTGACTCATTTTTAACTGAAGGAATATATTTATTccttttaaattcaggttgtatgCTGAGTCTGtatttttttactttaacttATTAGTAAAATTGTTGAAGGACAACCTGTGCTTGTTATTTTTGTAATCACTTAATTGAAAGGCAAATTATAATTTTTTAACATTTTGATTCCTTTTAATAGCAGCAACAATATGATACAGCAGCAGGTGGCAATGTTGGAAGTTTGAACTAAAgtaaatcgtgtgtgtgtgtgtgtgtgtgtgtgtgtgtgtgtgtaaccaacCTTTATTTTGAAAAGcaaactttttttattttgaagaacGATCCAGGAAGTAGCAGAACAAAAACAACTACAATTGTGTTCAATGCTCTATGGTGTGAACTGTGTAGTCTGAAGACGTTGACTTTACACTGCAATGCAAATTGCTATAACATAAGTGTTTAACATAAACATAGTGCTAAGGACATGTCCGATACTGTCGCATTTCATGCTCAGCTAGCCTCCATCGTCGAGGTATTGGCGAATGCAGCCGTTGCCGAAATCTGCAAACTTGTAGATGACGGCCATGCTGCTTTACGTTTGGAAATTTCCCATAGCCAGAAAGAAATTGAGAACTTGCGGAGGAAGCTGGTTTTGACAAAATGTCAGACTTCTCGACGGAGCGCAGAGAGATTTGGAGCCCTGCGACGCACAGTTCACAGGCACGTGGACACAAATCATGTTGCCCGGGGAAGAGGGAGCTTTGTAGTGAAGTCGACAGGCAGACTTGGATATTGTAGGTTTTTTACCTTATTTAAACACTTTCAAAAAAATGGTTGGTAATGTAGAATCTATAACGTTTACGAGGGTTTCTCTTGTTTGGTGCAGTGAAGAATCGTTTTGACGACATTGAAGAGGGCAACTTCATGCAGGATGTCACTACCTGGAAAGACGCAGGACGCACAGCGACAGACCATAATGGGGGCATGCAGGTCAGTTGTCATAGACATGGTCAAATGTATTATTGTTGCATCATATTTCAAGTGCTGTTGTGGATATGTTATTAATTAAAGGTTTCTGATGAATACAAAACAGATGGCAGATATGCAAGAGGAAACTTGTGTCAAAATGGAGAACCTTGACACCAGTACAATAGAaggtatttgttgttgttgaaactAATCCAACCCTATGCAATTTACATGTTAAGTAAAGTTGTCAATGTTTATTTCAGTATTTTATTAACTTCTTGGTCATAACTCATAACTAATAAATAAGGCAAAGAAGAATCAGTCTCCACTACAGGAAGCTGATGCTGTGCTTTCCTTTTCCTCATTTCAGAGATTGTCCAACCAGTCAGGGAGAGCAGTGAGAAGATCATTGTAGCAGAACCAGGTTCTTCATCATCTACTGAACCCACAGACCTTCTGGACCAGCAGGACAACAGACACAGAGCTCCAGACACCTCACTCAATATAGAACCTGAAAACCAGACGTTCCAGCATCCAGCATCACAATACAACAGAGCAAGACAGGACCATCAGGTTGCTGAGGGTGTGACCTGGGAAACTGACCATCAACCCATAGAATACAGCCTGTCCCAATGGACAGAGAACCAAGAGACTGACAACCCAACTGTGAATGCTCCTCACAATGCAGGGCCAGACTCCAAGAGGCTGTCTGGACatccagagaggagaggggcgcCAGGTAACTCTGGGGTCTGCATGTCTGCTTCAGGCTCTCTGGACTGGCTGCCTGATGTGGTGATGGTGGACTCAGTTCCCATTAAAGTGGAGGCAGATATGAGTTCAGAATGGAGCATAACTGGCCAAGAGGTGACATCTGGAGAGGTTTGTTCAGACAGCAGGCAGCTTGTGGAcaacagaggaagagggggaatgGAGTTTGGACAGACAACATGTCCCCCTGACACTCAACATGTAGAGCAAGGGAGAACTATAGGACCAAGGTCCAAGTTTCCAGATATCAATGGACTGTCCAACCGAAACAGCTTTTCATCCCCAAGGGTTACTCTCCACCAGGTTCCCCAAAGAGGGAAGCCAGCACCCTTCCAGAATTTCAACAGAGGCTCCACTTCTTCATCGAAAGGCATAGAAAAGCAGCAACAACAGCTGACGTCTCACTCCAGCAAGAGATATCTTCGGTGCAGCCTCTGCGGAAAGCCATTCCCCCAGGCGTACCTAAGCAGGCACATGCGGGTCCATACGGGGGAGAAACCGTACGGCTGCAGCCACTGCACCAAGCGCTTCTCCCACAGCCACCAGTTGAAGAGGCATGAGAGGGTCCACACCGGAGAGAAACCGTTTCAATGTGTCTACTGTGGGAAGTGCTTCACCCAGTCCTGTCACATGAAGAAGCACCTCCTCGTCCACACTGGCGGCAGGCCACAGGACGTTGTGCTGCCCTAAGTGTTCCTGGCTATAGTTCAGACtagatacagatctaggatcagcttcctctcCCACAATCCTAACCTTGACCATTAGTGGATTTTTTGTATTCTTTAAACTGACCCAACATCAGCATCTAAGGGCAACTTCACACTACTCCTCCCAGTGTAATGATAGGcagggcctggagtttttcctcaCCACGTGACCAGGCcagggaaaaactcctggccctagttgTAAATGGAATGTCTCAACACTACTGTGGTTTATATATGAATACTGGGTCCATGTGTTTTTCACTTTGAATGGTTTCCTCATTGAACGCTTCCCTCTGTGTGTAGTGGTCGTGTTTTCAGGTCAACTGGCTTGATGCTTGGTCCAGCGTGGATTGATCATGTATAAGTTATTACAGGTGaagattttaaatgtattttagtcagttagcagacgctcttatccatagCGACTTACAAGAGCATTTAGGGTCAAGTGCTGTGCTCAAGGGCACTTTGACAGATTTTTCAGCTTGTCGGCTAGGTGATTCCAACCTGCGGCCTTTCAGTTATTGgctcaacactcttaaccgcttgGCTACATCCttatgaatttgtatttgtgCAGTGGGGAACCAAAGTACAATAATTAAGACTACATTTCCATTAACCTGTCAATAAGACAGATTCCCTATCAGACTGATAGACTGTAACGATGTAGATAGATTTCATAtcattgtgaacagagttccgGAAGCACTGGACAGGTGCCTGGGCGAGCAAGGCCTGTTGGTGGTTGAGAGTTTGTTGCTCGTCTCTGTTCGTACTTGGACgcagggatgaggaggaggaaggcgCAGGGATCCCAGATGCCAGAACACTCCTTGCCCTGGAAACGAACCTGGCGACCCAGCAgttacaaggagagagagagtgctaacTGGAATGGTAAGCTGTCAATGTTTGTCATTTATACAGGGTTTAACATTGTTGGATTTGTAGAGTTCGATAAAGCCATATTGatccccctctacccttcccaTCATATTCTGCCTAGGAAAACACTTTTCTATTCTCAGTTGCTGAGATATTTAGTCCCATAATTAGAATCCATAGAATGAtcctttggaggaaggattgttgGGATATATTTGACATATGTATCCTAAAGCGTAATTAATTGAAGTTTGAATATTTGTGACATTTTGGCCTGACCCAGTACTACTTTGTAAGACTCCACGCTTCAGTTGTAGGTGCTACAAAGCAACATTTAGTGTCATACAACTTTACCACTTGCTCTGTATTTTGATTAGTATTTTGATTGCAATAACACATTTCTTCCATTAATTTATGAATATTTATAAATGAATATTAAAAGTATATGTTGTTTTTATTAggctttaaacattttttttaagaaCATTGTCAAACATAAtgtacaattcaattcaaagttCTGCTAGCTTTAAAGTTATGGCTTCTTTTACAGAAATACTTTGGCATAGTTAACAatgtaaccaatcacagccctcctttTAAGTGTCATTGCACATCCTGCAAATAAACAGTAGAGGTGACtattttgaatccattttcacatTCACTCTGTTGGTAATGCTTAAAAATGTGTTTATTACTCTAAAAGTAGCAGAGATTCCACTCTGTATCGTTGATATGCCCATAGTGTATTATGTCCAATAATATATTGAAAAATTTGCCAAATCAAAAGTGGGATCTTTTCACTTCATGTTGATATTTTTCTATATTCCGAAATGTTATTGAAATCAAAATACATATGACAGAGCGAGCAATTTAGCTTCATATGACACCATGTATTGGcatgtagcacctacagatgaaacaatatGGAGTCTTACAGGAGTCCTGGGTAATGTCAAATTCAAACTATAGTTAGTTATTTCTAAATCATGCTTTAAGacactgttaaaaaaaaaaatatctcctcagtaaaaaaagaaacgtcctctcactgtcaactgcttttTCAGCAATcttaacatgtttaaatatttgtatgaacataagattcaacaactgagacataaactgaacaagttccacagacatgtgactaatagaAATTGAATGTGTCCTTGaaaaaaagtaacagtcagtatcaggtgtggccaccagctgcattaagtactgcagtgcatctcctcctcatggactgcaccagatttgccagttcttgctatgagatgttaccccactcttccaccaaggcacctccaagggaaatggccctagccctcaccctccgatccaacaggtcccagacctgctcaattggattgagatctgggctcttcgctggccatgcagaacactgatattcgtgtcttgcaggaaatcacacacagaatgagcagtatggctggtagaattgtcatgctggagggtcatgttaggatgagcctgcaggaagggtaccacatgagggaggaggtcttccctgtaatgcacagagttgagattgcctgcaatgacaacaagctcagtccgatgatgtgacacaccgccccagaccctccacctccaaatcgatcctgctccagagtacaggcctcggtgtaacgctcattccttcaacgataaatgcgAATTTCGACCATCACCCCATGTCAGACAAAAccttgactcgtcagtgaagagcactttttgccagtcctgtctggtccagcgacgatgggtttgtgcccataggcaacgttgttgccggtgatgtctggtgaggacctgccttacaacaggcctacaagccctcagtccagcctctctcaacctattgcgaacagtctgagcactgatggagggattgtgcgttcctggtgtaactcgggcagttgttgttgccatcctgtacctgtcccgcaggtgtgatgttcggatgtaccgatcctgtgcaggtattGTTACACGTGATctaccactgcgaggacgatcagctgtccgccctgtagcgctgtcttaggcgtctcacagtacggacattgcaatttattaccctggccacatctgcagtcctcatgcctccttgctgcaatgcttaaggcacgttcacgcagttGAGGAGGGACCCTGGatatctttattttggtgtttttcagagtaagtagaaaggcctctagtgtcctaagtttaaataactgtgaccttaattgcctaccgtctgtaagctggtagtgtcttaacgaccgttccacagttATTATTCCAcagttcattaattgtttatggttcattgaacaagcatgggaaattatgtttaaaccctttacaatgaagatctatgaagttatttggatttttacgaattatctttgaaagacagggtcctgaaaaagggatgtttcttttatTGCTGAGTTATTTATATATCTCAATAAACAATCCTGTGGTGTGTGGAGGGGAAGTGAGGCAACTGGAACCTGTCTCTGGTCTGCCGAACCTTCAATACAATGCTGACAAATTAGGTTTTCAGGAAGTACTCCACAGGGAAGGTTAGTATTGATAATTCCTTAAATCTGAAAAAGCCTATGGGAAACATGCACTTttttttattcattcattcaataTAATGGAGTGCTCTGAGGACAGTTTCATGAACCATGATTCCCCCCAAAATCTTTCCAGATAAAGGAACGTCTTGAATCTCATTCTGTGATTGGTTGTTACAGTCTTGCAAACATCATTGTATGTCAACACTGTGTGCAAACACCTCAAAAGGGGTCTGTGTCCCATAGACTTAAGATTCTTTACTTGTGCATTCATATTCCATGTATTCCATTCTGGTTTGTCTGACAATCTTTTGTCCTGTTCTGTGTTTCTTTTCCAGAGATCTGATCCTGAACCCAAGTAGTTACTGAAAGGAGAAGCCAGGACATTGTGGTTACAGGTCACTGTGAAGGACAACATGTTAATTAGGTGTTTAGCTATGACTCAAGACTATCAGAAATCCCTTTGgctatttatatacagtaccagtcaaaagtttggacacacctactcattcccaAGTGGGCTCcagagtgacgcagcggtcttaggcactgtgtctcagtgctagaggtgtcactacagactctggttggattccaggctgtgtcacaaccggctgtgattgggagtcccatagggctgctcacaattggcccagcgtattCTGGgtaagggtttggccggggtaggctgtcattgtaaataagactttgtttttaactgacttgcctagttaaataaaggttaaaaaaaaaactttgaaagtttcttcaagtgcagtcgcaaaaaccatcaagcgctatgatgaaactggctctcatgaggaccgccacaggaaaggaagacccagagttacctctgctgcagaggataagttcattcgagttaactgcacctcagattgcagcccagaataaatgcttcagagttcgaaacatctcaacatcaactgttcagaggagacagaatcaggccttcatggtcgaattgctgaaaagaagacactactaaaagacaccaatgagaagaagagacttgcttgggccaagaaacacgagcaatggacattagattggGGGGGAAGTCTGCTTtgctctgatgagtccaaatgtgagatttttttgtgagatgcagagtaggtaaacggatgatcgccgcatgtgtggttcccactgtgaagcatggagaaggaagtgtgatggtgtgggggtgctttgctggtgacactgtgatttatttagaattcaaggcacacttaaccagcatggctaccacagcattctgcagcgatacccaacacacctccaggctgtctgAAGGCTATTTGATGAAGGatagtgatagagtgctgcatcagatgacctggcctccacaacccaattgagatggtttgggatgagttggacctcagagtgaaggaaaagcagccaacaagtacccagcatatgtgggaactccttcaagacggttggaaaagcattcctcaagaagctggttaagagaatgccgaagagtgtgcaaagctgccaaagcaaagggtggctttaagaatgtaaaatctaaaatatatatttttttgtttaacacttttttggttactacatgattccatatgtgttatttcatagttttgatgtcttcactattattctacaacgtagaaaatagtaaaacaaaaataaagaaaacccctggaatgagtagatgggtccaaactattgactggtactgtattgtgtattacatttaaaatatatttttctactGTTACATTGTTTAGAATTAGAGTGCATTCTCATTGTGTGCGTCAGTTAACCCGTAGCCTATTCTTTGATTTACTAAGTTTTAACCGCCGGGAACTTATTCGTTTTAGGTTGTATGCCTATTCTGTTTTTTGTGTAGAACTAAATAGTAAAATAATCATTTTTGGAGGACAAAGTGTGTGTTTGATTAAATTCACTACTTCAATGAAAGTCAAAGAAGGCTGATTTTAAAAAATCGAATAATATTCCATTCAGTAGCAGCTACAATATGATACAGCAACCGGTAGCAATGTTGGAACTAACATAAGTCGTGTGTAATCAACCTTTAATTTGAAATACGATCCAGGAAGTAGGTGACATCTTGTTTCCGGAACAAGAAGAGTTGTGTGAAGAAGCGTACAGTTTGTTGTAAACAGTTAAGTCTTAAGACGTTGACTGAACAATGCAAATTATTATAACATAAGCGTTTAACATAGAGCCAATGAGATGTCCGATACTGTAGCCTTTCATGCTCAGCTAGCCTCCATCATTGAGGTTTTGGCAAATGCAGCCGTTGCCGAAATCTGCAAACTTGTAGATGACGGCCATGCTGCCTTACGGTTGGAAATTTCCCATAGCCAGAAAGAAATCGACAACCTGCGGAGGAAGCTGCTTTTGACAAAATTCCAGAATTCTCGACGGAACGCAGATAAATTGGGAGTCCTGCGACGCACCGTTCACAAACGCGTGGACACCGATACTTTTACCCGGGCAAGGGCAAGAGAGAGCTTCGTAGAAAAGCCAACAGACAGACTTGGATATTGTAGGTTTTAAACTTATTTCAAAAACGTTAACATTAATGGGTCATGTGAAATATATGACGTTTGAGCGTTGTTCTTTTCTGGTGCAGTGCAGAATTGTTTTGCCGACAGTGAAGGGAGCAACTTTACGCAGAATGTAGCCAACTGGAGAGACTCCGGACGCACAGCAACAGACCGGGATTGGGGTATGCAGGTCAGTTGTCATAGACatggtcaaatgtattttattttcccATATTTCTAATGGCGTTGGGAATATTTTTATAATAAAATGTTCCTGATGACTACAAAACACAGATGGCAGATATGCAGGAGGCACCTCTTATCAAAATGGAGAACCATGGCACCAGCAGAACAGAAGGTATTTTTGTTAAACTTATTTAATCTATGCACTTTACACTTTGTTGCTTGACCAATCCTTCAATGTTTATTGCAGTATTTGATTAACTTCTTAGTCATAACCCATAGCTAATAAGGCAAAGAAGAATCAGTCTCCACTACAGGAAGCTGATGCTGTGCTTTACTTTTCCCCATTTCAGAGATTGTCCAACCAGTCAGTGAGAGCAGTGTGAAGATCATTGTAGCAGAACCAGGTTCTTCATCATCTACTGAACCCACAGACCTTCTGGACCAGCAGGGCAACAGACACAGAGCTCCAGACACCTCACTCAATATAGAACCTGAAAACCAGACGTTCCAGCATCCAGCGTCACAATACAACAGAGCAAGACAGGACCATCAGGTTGCTGAGGGTGTGACCTGGGAAACTGACCATCAACCCATAGAATACAGCCTGTCCCAATGGACAGAGAACCAAGAGACTGACAACCCAACTGTGAATGCTCCTCACAATGCAGGGCCAGACTCCAAGAGGCTGTCTGGACatccagagaggagaggggcgcCAGGTAACTCAGGGGTCAGCATGTCTGCTTCAGGCTCTCTGGACTGGCTGCCTGATGTGGTGATGGTGGACTCAGTTCCCATTAAAGTGGAGGCAGATATGAGTTCAGAATGGAGCATAACTGGCCAAGAGGTGACATCTGGAGAGGTCTGTTCAGAAAGCAGACAGCTTGTGGAcaacagaggaagagggggaatgGAGTCTGGACAGACAACGTGTCCCCCTGACATTCAACATGCAGAGCAAGGGACAACTGTAGGATCAAGGTCCAAGATGTCAGATTTCAATGGACTGTCCACCCGAAACAGATTTTCATCCCCAAGGGTTACTCTCCACCAGGTTCCCCAAAGAGGGAAGCCAGCCCACTTCCCAAATTTTAACAGAGGCTCCACTTCTTCATCGAAAGGCATAGAAAAGCAGCCACAACAGCTGACGTCTCACTCGCCCAAGAGGCAGCTCCGGTGCAGCCTCTGTGGAAAGCCCTTCCACCAGCCGGCGCACCTGCGGAGTCATATGCGGGTCCATACGGGTGAGAAACCGTACGGCTGCAGCCACTGCACCAAGCGCTTCTCCCACAGCCACCAGCTGAAGATGCATGAGAGGGTGCACACCGG encodes:
- the LOC110534760 gene encoding Krueppel-like factor 12 isoform X2 encodes the protein MSDTVAFHAQLASIVEVLANAAVAEICKLVDDGHAALRLEISHSQKEIENLRRKLVLTKCQTSRRSAERFGALRRTVHRHVDTNHVARGRGSFVVKSTGRLGYLKNRFDDIEEGNFMQDVTTWKDAGRTATDHNGGMQMADMQEETCVKMENLDTSTIEEIVQPVRESSEKIIVAEPGSSSSTEPTDLLDQQDNRHRAPDTSLNIEPENQTFQHPASQYNRARQDHQVAEGVTWETDHQPIEYSLSQWTENQETDNPTVNAPHNAGPDSKRLSGHPERRGAPGNSGVCMSASGSLDWLPDVVMVDSVPIKVEADMSSEWSITGQEVTSGEVCSDSRQLVDNRGRGGMEFGQTTCPPDTQHVEQGRTIGPRSKFPDINGLSNRNSFSSPRVTLHQVPQRGKPAPFQNFNRGSTSSSKGIEKQQQQLTSHSSKRYLRCSLCGKPFPQAYLSRHMRVHTGEKPYGCSHCTKRFSHSHQLKRHERVHTGEKPFQCVYCGKCFTQSCHMKKHLLVHTGGRPQDVVLP
- the LOC110534760 gene encoding zinc finger protein 236 isoform X1 produces the protein MSDTVAFHAQLASIIEVLANAAVAEICKLVDDGHAALRLEISHSQKEIDNLRRKLLLTKFQNSRRNADKLGVLRRTVHKRVDTDTFTRARARESFVEKPTDRLGYLQNCFADSEGSNFTQNVANWRDSGRTATDRDWGMQMADMQEAPLIKMENHGTSRTEEIVQPVSESSVKIIVAEPGSSSSTEPTDLLDQQGNRHRAPDTSLNIEPENQTFQHPASQYNRARQDHQVAEGVTWETDHQPIEYSLSQWTENQETDNPTVNAPHNAGPDSKRLSGHPERRGAPGNSGVSMSASGSLDWLPDVVMVDSVPIKVEADMSSEWSITGQEVTSGEVCSESRQLVDNRGRGGMESGQTTCPPDIQHAEQGTTVGSRSKMSDFNGLSTRNRFSSPRVTLHQVPQRGKPAHFPNFNRGSTSSSKGIEKQPQQLTSHSPKRQLRCSLCGKPFHQPAHLRSHMRVHTGEKPYGCSHCTKRFSHSHQLKMHERVHTGEKPFQCVYCGKSFTQSGNMKKHLLVHTGGRPQDIGLP